The proteins below are encoded in one region of Ereboglobus luteus:
- a CDS encoding sialidase family protein translates to MKRIKSPIILPLVFLSFLFALGDPAVILETNVISQQPEYYHGWPTVARRDNNELWVVWSGGRDGHICPFGQVVAMISRDDGRTWTWPRVLLDTAMDDRDAGVMETAKGTLIVTTFTSSHYASQLNAVLAGKKSSHVREGRLPAWQAAHAWLDAEERKSQLGEWSIRSTDGGKTWSALIPTIVNSPHGPIQLKDGRLLYVGKQLWTKEKKIGVAESRDDGLTWQWLASIPARPGDSIASYHELHAVEAGDGTLIAQIRTHGKNNNRETLQSESADGGRTWTEPHPIGVWGLPSHLLRLRDNRLVMTYGYRRAPFGNQARVSTDNGKTWGDPITISSDGDSSDLGYPSTAELADGTLLTVWYERLKESPRAVLRQAKWKLPPQ, encoded by the coding sequence ATGAAACGCATAAAATCCCCAATAATTCTCCCCCTGGTGTTTCTCTCCTTCTTGTTCGCACTGGGCGACCCCGCCGTCATTCTTGAAACCAATGTCATCAGCCAGCAGCCGGAATATTATCACGGCTGGCCCACTGTGGCTCGCCGTGACAACAATGAACTCTGGGTCGTCTGGTCCGGGGGACGGGACGGCCACATCTGCCCATTCGGCCAAGTGGTGGCCATGATCTCGCGGGATGATGGCCGCACCTGGACATGGCCCCGCGTGCTGCTTGACACGGCGATGGATGATCGTGACGCCGGCGTGATGGAAACGGCGAAAGGCACCTTAATCGTCACCACCTTCACCTCCTCCCATTATGCGAGTCAGCTCAACGCCGTCCTCGCGGGCAAAAAGAGTTCGCATGTGCGCGAAGGCCGCCTGCCGGCGTGGCAGGCAGCCCATGCGTGGCTGGACGCCGAGGAAAGGAAATCGCAACTGGGCGAATGGAGCATCCGCAGCACCGATGGTGGAAAAACTTGGTCGGCGCTTATCCCCACCATCGTCAACAGCCCGCACGGCCCCATCCAGCTCAAGGATGGCCGCCTGCTCTACGTCGGAAAACAGCTCTGGACCAAGGAAAAGAAAATCGGCGTCGCCGAGTCCCGCGACGACGGCCTCACCTGGCAATGGCTGGCAAGCATCCCCGCGCGCCCCGGAGACAGCATCGCGAGTTATCATGAGCTGCACGCAGTCGAGGCAGGCGATGGCACGCTCATCGCGCAGATACGCACCCACGGCAAAAACAACAATCGCGAAACCCTCCAGTCCGAGTCCGCGGACGGCGGCAGGACATGGACCGAGCCTCATCCCATAGGCGTGTGGGGGCTGCCGTCGCACCTGTTGCGACTGCGCGACAACCGCCTTGTGATGACCTATGGCTATCGTCGCGCGCCCTTCGGCAACCAAGCCCGCGTCAGCACGGACAACGGAAAAACTTGGGGAGACCCCATCACCATTTCCAGTGACGGCGACTCGTCCGACCTCGGTTATCCCAGCACCGCCGAGCTCGCCGACGGCACGCTCCTCACCGTCTGGTATGAGCGACTAAAGGAGTCCCCGCGCGCCGTGCTGCGGCAGGCAAAATGGAAGCTGCCCCCGCAGTAA
- the rlmN gene encoding 23S rRNA (adenine(2503)-C(2))-methyltransferase RlmN, which translates to MQQPASPHASPTDLHGLTRDELRALITSWDFSPVHAARLWNYLYYEAAGALDSAAMPDIPARLMDRLQAETAFNILPVSHEARSTDGFTRKYLLALADGKKIETVLMRFTGRVTACISSQAGCAMGCVFCATGQMGFARHLTASEIVAQALHVQRILKAQGERLRNVVLMGMGEPLHNYDAVMRAAEIMRDGSGLALGARRITLSTVGVVPGIMRMANEASPIHLAVSLHAATQAERSKLVPAAKRWPLDQLIDACRYYAEKLNRRIFFEWTLIDGQNDTEDHAHAVGRLLTGIQAQVNLIPLNPTTGYAGAPGHTDAAKKFQAVLATYNLPSTIRQRRGIDIAAGCGQLAATS; encoded by the coding sequence CTCGTGGGATTTTTCACCGGTGCATGCCGCGCGCCTTTGGAACTATCTCTACTACGAGGCTGCCGGGGCGCTCGATTCCGCCGCCATGCCCGACATTCCCGCGCGCCTCATGGACCGCCTCCAGGCCGAAACCGCGTTCAACATTCTCCCCGTCTCGCACGAGGCGCGCAGCACCGACGGCTTCACGCGCAAATATCTCCTCGCGCTCGCCGACGGCAAAAAAATTGAAACCGTCCTCATGCGTTTCACCGGGCGCGTCACCGCCTGCATCAGCTCGCAGGCCGGTTGCGCGATGGGCTGCGTGTTTTGCGCCACCGGGCAAATGGGTTTCGCGCGGCACCTCACCGCATCCGAAATCGTCGCGCAGGCGCTCCATGTGCAGCGCATTCTCAAGGCGCAGGGCGAGCGCCTCCGCAACGTCGTGCTCATGGGCATGGGCGAGCCGCTCCACAATTACGACGCCGTTATGCGCGCCGCAGAAATCATGCGCGACGGCAGCGGCCTCGCGCTCGGCGCGCGCCGCATCACACTCAGCACCGTCGGCGTCGTTCCCGGCATCATGCGCATGGCCAACGAGGCCAGCCCGATCCACCTCGCCGTCTCGTTGCACGCCGCCACTCAAGCCGAGCGCAGCAAACTCGTCCCCGCCGCCAAACGCTGGCCGCTCGACCAGTTGATCGACGCCTGCCGCTACTATGCGGAAAAACTCAACCGCCGCATCTTTTTCGAGTGGACGCTCATCGACGGCCAAAACGACACCGAGGACCACGCCCACGCCGTCGGACGCCTCCTCACCGGAATCCAGGCGCAAGTAAACCTGATCCCGCTCAACCCCACCACCGGCTACGCCGGCGCGCCCGGACACACCGATGCCGCGAAAAAATTCCAAGCCGTGCTCGCCACCTACAATCTACCGAGCACGATCCGCCAGCGACGCGGCATCGACATCGCCGCCGGCTGCGGCCAGCTCGCTGCGACGTCGTAG